A portion of the Bdellovibrio bacteriovorus genome contains these proteins:
- a CDS encoding M16 family metallopeptidase, giving the protein MSKKFQLKNGMKVLLLESHKSPVVSVQMWVKTGSADEKKGEEGISHFIEHLVFKGTKKYKVGEIASTVEGSGGELNAYTSFDQTVFYVTISKQFTDVALDVISEMMGYPTFDKTEIDNEREVVIEEIKRGQDSPGRRASQLLFTNVFKKHPYGRPVIGYDKVVKSVSTKKIKDYYQSRYVPSNMFLVVAGDFESKEMKKKVEQMFGGFAPHKLRKVARGKEPVQKNIRIKIEQTKFEQTTGYLTWRIPGVKHQDIAALEVLAAILGQGDSSRLMQSLRIKEPLTNSVGAFSYSMPDDGLFAVSFNLEKENLGQALGKITPEIVKLIEHPPTAAEMQKAITNFASHEVYSLETVDNIARKAGNNEFYYGDHNYYAKYMKQVYSLKPQDIQKVAKKYFRPNTFGLSLTTNMDKKEADKILKSFAKDLKKALSKIIMSKERQAFKAKKFNINTEAGANHPETQKIQLSSGATLLIRQQKESPYVAVKAAALGGVRVENDNQNGLTELFSRNWLSGSKNFSEDEINLKVDEMAAGIGAFGGRNSVGLSMDYLSPFENTMMDIFADSLVNPLFPQSILDREKTIIKNQIKARNDNPAQICVLNFMKEIFKGHPYSRDMVGSEESIAALTCADLHAYHQKVIQARNLTFSVVGDVNVEKWVDYLEKVTSRLPQGKKIENSFQPQPVKESKKIFQPLKKEQSHIIVGYRGLTLKDDDRFVLEVIQSILSGQGGRLFLELRDKNSLAYSVSPMHMEGIECGYFGGYIGCSPEKSGKAIQMLKAEFAKLAETKISEEELVRAQRYLIGRHDIELQRKSTVGNAILFDDIYGLDYRESLDVADKYFSVTAEDVQRLAKKIFAQPAIISLVGPDDVAA; this is encoded by the coding sequence ACTTTATTGAACACCTGGTCTTTAAAGGGACCAAAAAGTATAAAGTGGGCGAAATCGCTTCTACGGTGGAGGGGTCGGGCGGGGAGCTGAATGCCTACACCTCCTTTGACCAAACGGTCTTTTACGTCACGATCTCTAAGCAATTTACAGATGTAGCTTTAGACGTGATCAGCGAAATGATGGGTTACCCAACATTCGATAAAACTGAAATTGATAATGAACGAGAGGTCGTGATCGAAGAAATTAAGCGCGGCCAAGACAGCCCGGGTCGTCGCGCGAGCCAGCTTCTGTTTACTAACGTGTTTAAAAAACATCCTTATGGTCGTCCGGTTATTGGTTACGACAAAGTTGTTAAGTCGGTTTCTACTAAAAAGATCAAAGACTACTATCAAAGTCGTTACGTTCCCTCCAACATGTTTTTGGTTGTCGCCGGTGACTTTGAATCAAAAGAGATGAAAAAAAAGGTCGAACAAATGTTCGGCGGCTTTGCCCCGCACAAACTAAGAAAAGTAGCTCGCGGAAAAGAGCCCGTACAAAAAAATATACGCATTAAAATTGAACAAACTAAGTTTGAACAAACGACGGGTTATCTGACATGGAGAATTCCGGGTGTAAAACATCAAGATATCGCGGCCCTTGAAGTATTGGCGGCTATATTAGGTCAGGGCGATTCTTCACGTTTAATGCAAAGCCTTCGTATCAAAGAGCCTTTAACAAATTCAGTCGGTGCTTTCAGTTACTCGATGCCGGACGATGGACTGTTTGCCGTGTCTTTTAATCTGGAAAAAGAAAACCTGGGACAGGCGTTAGGTAAAATTACACCCGAAATTGTTAAGCTCATTGAACATCCACCCACGGCCGCAGAAATGCAAAAAGCGATCACGAACTTTGCAAGTCATGAAGTATATTCGCTGGAAACCGTGGATAATATTGCACGCAAAGCAGGAAACAATGAATTTTATTACGGCGATCATAACTATTATGCGAAGTACATGAAGCAGGTTTACTCCCTAAAGCCGCAAGACATTCAAAAGGTTGCCAAAAAGTATTTCCGTCCTAATACCTTCGGCCTGTCGTTGACGACGAATATGGACAAAAAGGAAGCGGATAAAATTCTTAAGTCTTTTGCAAAGGACTTAAAGAAAGCGCTTTCTAAAATTATCATGTCTAAGGAACGCCAAGCCTTTAAGGCGAAAAAATTTAATATCAATACCGAAGCCGGCGCGAACCACCCGGAAACCCAAAAAATCCAGTTGAGTTCAGGGGCGACACTTTTAATTCGTCAGCAAAAAGAATCTCCGTATGTAGCGGTTAAGGCCGCTGCCCTAGGTGGGGTGAGAGTAGAAAATGACAATCAGAATGGTTTGACGGAATTATTTTCGCGCAACTGGTTGTCGGGATCTAAGAATTTTTCTGAAGATGAAATCAATTTAAAAGTCGATGAGATGGCGGCGGGTATCGGCGCATTTGGCGGCAGAAACTCTGTCGGGCTCTCGATGGACTATTTATCGCCATTTGAAAATACGATGATGGATATCTTTGCCGACAGCTTGGTAAATCCGTTGTTCCCGCAAAGCATTTTAGATCGCGAAAAGACAATCATCAAAAACCAAATCAAAGCGCGGAACGACAACCCGGCGCAGATCTGTGTTTTAAACTTTATGAAAGAAATCTTTAAAGGCCACCCATATTCTCGGGATATGGTGGGCAGTGAAGAGTCTATCGCCGCACTTACCTGTGCCGACCTGCATGCGTATCATCAAAAAGTAATTCAAGCGCGCAATCTGACATTCTCGGTAGTGGGTGATGTGAATGTGGAAAAATGGGTGGATTACTTAGAAAAGGTAACGTCACGGCTTCCGCAAGGCAAAAAGATTGAAAACTCATTCCAGCCGCAACCGGTGAAGGAAAGTAAAAAAATCTTTCAACCCCTCAAAAAAGAACAAAGTCACATCATTGTAGGATATCGCGGACTCACGTTAAAAGACGACGATCGTTTCGTCTTAGAAGTCATTCAGTCAATTTTGAGTGGTCAGGGGGGGCGTTTATTCTTAGAACTGCGTGATAAAAACTCTCTCGCATACTCAGTTTCCCCAATGCATATGGAAGGAATTGAGTGTGGATATTTTGGTGGATATATCGGATGTTCGCCTGAAAAATCGGGTAAAGCTATTCAAATGTTAAAAGCAGAATTTGCAAAGCTTGCGGAAACAAAAATTTCCGAAGAAGAGCTGGTTCGGGCGCAAAGATATTTAATCGGTCGTCATGATATTGAATTGCAAAGAAAAAGCACGGTCGGCAACGCCATCCTTTTTGATGACATTTACGGCTTAGACTACCGCGAAAGTCTTGATGTGGCGGATAAATATTTTTCTGTCACCGCAGAAGATGTTCAGCGCTTAGCCAAAAAGATTTTTGCCCAGCCGGCGATTATCAGCCTGGTCGGACCCGACGACGTCGCGGCTTAG